From the genome of Glycine max cultivar Williams 82 chromosome 2, Glycine_max_v4.0, whole genome shotgun sequence, one region includes:
- the LOC100812482 gene encoding uncharacterized protein isoform X1, translated as MNFLLRSTTGVYREPSPSIPVPEPRVDTHHRSASAGSSLENRVSDDPYAWYDARVVSGVFLKHVDVAEDEGWVTIPCKELPENWTCAPDIQSLCSLDRSFLFPGERVHILACFSACKQDTSSFKVDAVTSDNGIGHSPKKENGNIENRNNSVSGEGEPGTSDEEQMEDVSDDESLLQKEVLKKQTALLLQKFENSHFFVRISESDDPLWSKRSSSEIFSNSSDANTEKASTIKSKGDTFSPISTIIDRGNFDSNVSGGVARNSVKCCALPNGDLVVVLQVNVGVNFLRDPCIEILQFEKRQERMSSPDSKVDAANQDSCAELLNWMLPLDNGRPSTYPPFPPHLTSTSGIGSSSQGSNFSGSSSSQLFSFGNFRSYSMSSLPQTMSTPSAPVKAVSSKPNFDLKDWDQISSQKYFWKKMGFEGLLSFRGVSLEQERFHVCCGLEGLYTPGRRWRRKLKIIQPLDIHSFAADVNSDDLLCVQIKNVAPIHAPDIVIFIDTITIVLEEFTKNGSLSSLPISCIEAGNDHSLPNLALRRGEEHSFILKPATSIWKGHKIQDDRSSQWSRMKHRNKTSKLRLNRRKTALINDQYSILVSCRCNYTASRLFFKQPTSWRPRSSRDIMISVVSEMSGQSLAAYGKTCQLPIQILTLQASNLTSEDLTLTVLAPASFTSPLSVVSLNSPTTPMSPFLGFSELLVRVNGERGIGATQRQSFTLGVKDNEKQSYDGKAQAVSTSDDVIPGSDLSCTHLWLQSRIPLGCIPSQSIATIKLELLPLTDGIIVLDTLQIDVKEKGVTYIPECSLKIHATSSISKGI; from the exons ATGAATTTTTTGCTGCGGTCCACGACGGGCGTGTACAGAGAGCCTTCTCCGTCGATTCCGGTTCCGGAGCCGCGTGTTGATACGCATCATAGGTCTGCATCTGCTGGATCTTCTTTGGAGAATCGTGTGTCTGATGATCCGTATGCGTGGTATGATGCAAGGGTTGTTAGTGGCGTGTTCCTTAAGCAcgtggatgttgctgaggatgaAGGATGGGTTACCATTCCATGCA AGGAACTTCCTGAAAACTGGACTTGTGCACCAGATATACAGTCTCTGTGCTCTCTTGATCGCTCCTTTCTTTTCCCTG GTGAACGAGTTCATATCTTGGCATGCTTTTCTGCATGTAAGCAGGATACATCTTCATTCAAAGTTGATGCAGTGACAAGTGACAATGGCATAGGTCACAGCCCcaagaaagaaaatggaaacaTTGAAAACAGAAACAATTCAGTGTCTGGAGAAGGGGAACCTGGTACCAGTGATGAAGAGCAGATGGAAGATGTTTCTGATGATGAATCCCTTCTTCAAAAAGAGGTTCTCAAAAAACAAACCGCATTATTGTTGCAAAAGTTTGAAAATTCTCACTTCTTTGTGAGGATTTCTGAGTCTGATGATCCCCTTTGGTCCAAAAGAAGCTCTTCAGAAATTTTTTCCAACTCTTCTGATGCAAATACTGAAAAGGCCTCAACAATCAAATCTAAAGGGGACACATTTTCTCCTATTAGTACTATTATTGATAGAGGGAATTTTGATTCAAATGTTTCTGGTGGAGTGGCAAGAAATTCTGTGAAGTGTTGTGCTTTACCTAATGGAGACTTAGTG GTTGTTTTACAGGTGAATGTTGGTGTTAATTTTCTTAGAGATCCTTGTATAGAAATTCTTCAATTTGAAAAGCGTCAGGAGAGAATGTCATCTCCTGACAGCAAGGTGGATGCAGCAAATCAGGATTCATGTGCAGAGCTGTTAAATTGGATGCTTCCGTTGGATAATGGGAGGCCTTCTACTTACCCGCCATTTCCTCCTCATTTAACTTCAACTTCAGGAATTGGTAGCTCCTCTCAGGGATCCAATTTTTCTGGATCATCTAGCTCTCAGTTATTCTCCTTTGGCAATTTTAGAAGTTACTCCATGTCATCATTACCGCAAACCATGAGCACTCCATCTGCTCCTGTCAAAGCAGTTAGTTCTAAGCCAAATTTTGACCTTAAGGATTGGGATCAAATCTCATCTCAgaaatatttttggaaaaagATGGGGTTTGAAGGACTTCTATCTTTCCGAGGTGTTTCACTGGAACAAGAGAgatttcatgtttgttgtggATTAGAAGGCCTATATACACCAGGAAGAAGGTGGAGAAGGAAACTTAAAATAATACAGCCATTAGACATTCATTCTTTTGCTGCTGACGTCAATTCAGATGATCTTCTGTGTGTTCAGATAAAG AATGTTGCTCCTATACATGCTCCAGACATTGTGATATTTATAGATACCATAACTATTGTTCTTGAGGAGTTTACAAAAAATGGATCACTGTCGTCATTGCCGATTTCATGTATTGAAGCTGGAAATGATCATTCTTTACCAAATCTAGCTCTCAG GAGAGGTGAAGAGcattcttttattcttaaacCAGCAACTTCTATATGGAAGGGTCACAAGATTCAGGATGATAGAAGTTCTCAATGGTCAAGGATGAAACATagaaataaaacatcaaaactAAGACTCAACAGACGGAAGACTGCTTTAATTAATGACCAGTATTCAATTTTGGTTTCATGTCGATGCAATTATACTG CATCAAGGTTGTTCTTTAAGCAACCAACCAGTTGGCGACCACGTAGCTCAAGGGATATTATGATCTCGGTTGTGTCAGAGATGTCAGGACAGTCTCTTGCTGCTTATGGAAAAACTTGCCAACTTCCCATACAG atATTAACTCTTCAAGCTTCAAATTTGACCTCTGAGGATCTAACTTTGACTGTGCTTGCTCCAGCCTCATTTACTTCACCCCTTTCAGTAGTCTCCTTGAATTCACCAACGACTCCAATGAGTCCTTTTTTAGGTTTCTCAGAGTTATTAGTAAGAGTAAATGGTGAAAGAGGAATTGGTGCCACCCAGCGACAAAGTTTCACTCTTGGTGTAAAAGATAATGAGAAACAAAGTTATGATGGCAAAGCCCAGGCTGTTTCTACGAGTGATGATGTCATTCCTGGTTCTGATCTTAGTTGTACACATCTATGGCTGCAGAGTAGAATTCCACTTGG ATGTATTCCATCTCAATCCATTGCCACTATAAAGCTTGAGCTACTTCCATTGACTGATGGCATAATTGTTCTGGACACTTTGCAAATTGATGTCAAGGAAAAAG GTGTTACCTATATCCCTGAGTGCTCATTAAAGATACATGCAACTTCCAGTATCTCCAAGGGGATATAG
- the PLP1 gene encoding PAS/LOV protein 1 isoform 1 (isoform 1 is encoded by transcript variant 1), protein MPMELEQELGSTTIQRSFDARYTRHARDSLGELPDSFTITDPSIPGHPIVFASPGFLKLTGYSLREVLGRPAAIFQGPRTSRKSVIEIREAVREERNAQVVLLNYRRDGTPFWMLFRVSPVFSSDGGAVVHFVAVQVPLQKKEGSGVRDFGFGCCRKEVCVDSLAEIDRVCSLEQVLEPDVRALWDAEVEREEPCEASDDEKRSAVTAMDSIFSVLTHYSEATGRLVCRKRSSIPDVGLLSTSLIISLGRIKQSFVLTNPHLPDMPIVYASDAFLKLTGYAKNEVLGHNCRFLGGTDTDTSTLHLIRESIKTEQPCTVRILNYRKDKSSFWNFLHISPVRDASGKVAYFVGVQIEDNNKNDDSHCLSPEKRQLSVVGVVKVAVRSLSMTAGSSES, encoded by the exons ATGCCGATGGAGCTGGAGCAGGAGCTAGGTTCAACAACAATCCAGCGTTCCTTCGACGCGCGCTACACCCGCCACGCGCGCGACTCGCTCGGCGAATTGCCTGACAGCTTCACCATCACCGACCCCTCCATCCCCGGCCACCCCATCGTCTTCGCCAGCCCGGGCTTCCTCAAGCTCACGGGCTACTCCCTCCGCGAAGTCCTGGGCCGGCCCGCAGCCATCTTCCAGGGCCCACGAACATCCCGAAAATCCGTAATCGAAATTCGCGAGGCCGTTAGAGAGGAGCGAAACGCGCAGGTCGTTTTACTCAACTACCGCAGAGACGGTACGCCGTTTTGGATGCTTTTTCGTGTTTCCCCTGTTTTCAGCAGCGACGGTGGCGCCGTCGTGCACTTTGTTGCCGTACAGGTACCGCTTCAGAAAAAAGAAGGGTCCGGAGTGAGGGATTTCGGGTTCGGGTGCTGTCGGAAGGAAGTGTGCGTGGATTCGTTGGCGGAGATTGATCGCGTTTGTTCATTGGAGCAAGTGCTCGAACCTGATGTCAGAG CTTTGTGGGATGCAGAAGTGGAGAGAGAAGAGCCGTGTGAGGCGAGTGATGATGAGAAGCGAAGTGCTGTTACTGCCATGGACAGTATATTTTCTGTGCTAACCCATTACAGTGAGGCCACAGGGAGATTGGTGTGTAGAAAGAGGTCCAGCATTCCTGACGTGGGTCTTTTAAGCACATCCTTGATTATTTCTCTTGGTAGAATCAAACAAAGCTTTGTATT AACTAATCCGCATTTACCAGACATGCCTATTGTTTATGCTAGTGACGCCTTCTTGAAATTGACAG GTTATGCAAAAAATGAAGTTTTGGGCCACAACTGTAGATTTTTAGGTGGAACAGATACCGATACCTCGACTTTACATCTG ATAAGGGAAAGCATTAAAACAGAACAACCATGCACAGTACGTATTTTGAATTACAG GAAGGACAAAAGCTCATTTTGGAATTTTCTTCATATCTCACCCGTTCGTGATGCTTCTGGCAAG GTTGCATACTTTGTGGGAGTTCAAATAGAAGACAACAATAAAAACGATGATAGCCATTGTTTGAGTCCTGAGAAGAGACAACTTAGTGTGGTTGGTGTAGTCAAGGTTGCAGTGAGGAGTTTATCAATGACTGCGGGATCTTCTGAGTCGTAG
- the PLP1 gene encoding PAS/LOV protein 1 isoform 2 (isoform 2 is encoded by transcript variant 2), which yields MPMELEQELGSTTIQRSFDARYTRHARDSLGELPDSFTITDPSIPGHPIVFASPGFLKLTGYSLREVLGRPAAIFQGPRTSRKSVIEIREAVREERNAQVVLLNYRRDGTPFWMLFRVSPVFSSDGGAVVHFVAVQVPLQKKEGSGVRDFGFGCCRKEVCVDSLAEIDRVCSLEQVLEPDVREVEREEPCEASDDEKRSAVTAMDSIFSVLTHYSEATGRLVCRKRSSIPDVGLLSTSLIISLGRIKQSFVLTNPHLPDMPIVYASDAFLKLTGYAKNEVLGHNCRFLGGTDTDTSTLHLIRESIKTEQPCTVRILNYRKDKSSFWNFLHISPVRDASGKVAYFVGVQIEDNNKNDDSHCLSPEKRQLSVVGVVKVAVRSLSMTAGSSES from the exons ATGCCGATGGAGCTGGAGCAGGAGCTAGGTTCAACAACAATCCAGCGTTCCTTCGACGCGCGCTACACCCGCCACGCGCGCGACTCGCTCGGCGAATTGCCTGACAGCTTCACCATCACCGACCCCTCCATCCCCGGCCACCCCATCGTCTTCGCCAGCCCGGGCTTCCTCAAGCTCACGGGCTACTCCCTCCGCGAAGTCCTGGGCCGGCCCGCAGCCATCTTCCAGGGCCCACGAACATCCCGAAAATCCGTAATCGAAATTCGCGAGGCCGTTAGAGAGGAGCGAAACGCGCAGGTCGTTTTACTCAACTACCGCAGAGACGGTACGCCGTTTTGGATGCTTTTTCGTGTTTCCCCTGTTTTCAGCAGCGACGGTGGCGCCGTCGTGCACTTTGTTGCCGTACAGGTACCGCTTCAGAAAAAAGAAGGGTCCGGAGTGAGGGATTTCGGGTTCGGGTGCTGTCGGAAGGAAGTGTGCGTGGATTCGTTGGCGGAGATTGATCGCGTTTGTTCATTGGAGCAAGTGCTCGAACCTGATGTCAGAG AAGTGGAGAGAGAAGAGCCGTGTGAGGCGAGTGATGATGAGAAGCGAAGTGCTGTTACTGCCATGGACAGTATATTTTCTGTGCTAACCCATTACAGTGAGGCCACAGGGAGATTGGTGTGTAGAAAGAGGTCCAGCATTCCTGACGTGGGTCTTTTAAGCACATCCTTGATTATTTCTCTTGGTAGAATCAAACAAAGCTTTGTATT AACTAATCCGCATTTACCAGACATGCCTATTGTTTATGCTAGTGACGCCTTCTTGAAATTGACAG GTTATGCAAAAAATGAAGTTTTGGGCCACAACTGTAGATTTTTAGGTGGAACAGATACCGATACCTCGACTTTACATCTG ATAAGGGAAAGCATTAAAACAGAACAACCATGCACAGTACGTATTTTGAATTACAG GAAGGACAAAAGCTCATTTTGGAATTTTCTTCATATCTCACCCGTTCGTGATGCTTCTGGCAAG GTTGCATACTTTGTGGGAGTTCAAATAGAAGACAACAATAAAAACGATGATAGCCATTGTTTGAGTCCTGAGAAGAGACAACTTAGTGTGGTTGGTGTAGTCAAGGTTGCAGTGAGGAGTTTATCAATGACTGCGGGATCTTCTGAGTCGTAG
- the PLP1 gene encoding PAS/LOV protein 1 isoform X1, with product MPMELEQELGSTTIQRSFDARYTRHARDSLGELPDSFTITDPSIPGHPIVFASPGFLKLTGYSLREVLGRPAAIFQGPRTSRKSVIEIREAVREERNAQVVLLNYRRDGTPFWMLFRVSPVFSSDGGAVVHFVAVQVPLQKKEGSGVRDFGFGCCRKEVCVDSLAEIDRVCSLEQVLEPDVREVEREEPCEASDDEKRSAVTAMDSIFSVLTHYSEATGRLVCRKRSSIPDVGLLSTSLIISLGRIKQSFVLTNPHLPDMPIVYASDAFLKLTGYAKNEVLGHNCRFLGGTDTDTSTLHLIRESIKTEQPCTEGQKLILEFSSYLTRS from the exons ATGCCGATGGAGCTGGAGCAGGAGCTAGGTTCAACAACAATCCAGCGTTCCTTCGACGCGCGCTACACCCGCCACGCGCGCGACTCGCTCGGCGAATTGCCTGACAGCTTCACCATCACCGACCCCTCCATCCCCGGCCACCCCATCGTCTTCGCCAGCCCGGGCTTCCTCAAGCTCACGGGCTACTCCCTCCGCGAAGTCCTGGGCCGGCCCGCAGCCATCTTCCAGGGCCCACGAACATCCCGAAAATCCGTAATCGAAATTCGCGAGGCCGTTAGAGAGGAGCGAAACGCGCAGGTCGTTTTACTCAACTACCGCAGAGACGGTACGCCGTTTTGGATGCTTTTTCGTGTTTCCCCTGTTTTCAGCAGCGACGGTGGCGCCGTCGTGCACTTTGTTGCCGTACAGGTACCGCTTCAGAAAAAAGAAGGGTCCGGAGTGAGGGATTTCGGGTTCGGGTGCTGTCGGAAGGAAGTGTGCGTGGATTCGTTGGCGGAGATTGATCGCGTTTGTTCATTGGAGCAAGTGCTCGAACCTGATGTCAGAG AAGTGGAGAGAGAAGAGCCGTGTGAGGCGAGTGATGATGAGAAGCGAAGTGCTGTTACTGCCATGGACAGTATATTTTCTGTGCTAACCCATTACAGTGAGGCCACAGGGAGATTGGTGTGTAGAAAGAGGTCCAGCATTCCTGACGTGGGTCTTTTAAGCACATCCTTGATTATTTCTCTTGGTAGAATCAAACAAAGCTTTGTATT AACTAATCCGCATTTACCAGACATGCCTATTGTTTATGCTAGTGACGCCTTCTTGAAATTGACAG GTTATGCAAAAAATGAAGTTTTGGGCCACAACTGTAGATTTTTAGGTGGAACAGATACCGATACCTCGACTTTACATCTG ATAAGGGAAAGCATTAAAACAGAACAACCATGCACA GAAGGACAAAAGCTCATTTTGGAATTTTCTTCATATCTCACCCGTTCGTGA
- the LOC100812482 gene encoding uncharacterized protein isoform X2, whose amino-acid sequence MIRMRGMMQGLLVACSLSTWMLLRMKDGLPFHARNFLKTGLVHQIYSLCALLIAPFFSLDTSSFKVDAVTSDNGIGHSPKKENGNIENRNNSVSGEGEPGTSDEEQMEDVSDDESLLQKEVLKKQTALLLQKFENSHFFVRISESDDPLWSKRSSSEIFSNSSDANTEKASTIKSKGDTFSPISTIIDRGNFDSNVSGGVARNSVKCCALPNGDLVVVLQVNVGVNFLRDPCIEILQFEKRQERMSSPDSKVDAANQDSCAELLNWMLPLDNGRPSTYPPFPPHLTSTSGIGSSSQGSNFSGSSSSQLFSFGNFRSYSMSSLPQTMSTPSAPVKAVSSKPNFDLKDWDQISSQKYFWKKMGFEGLLSFRGVSLEQERFHVCCGLEGLYTPGRRWRRKLKIIQPLDIHSFAADVNSDDLLCVQIKNVAPIHAPDIVIFIDTITIVLEEFTKNGSLSSLPISCIEAGNDHSLPNLALRRGEEHSFILKPATSIWKGHKIQDDRSSQWSRMKHRNKTSKLRLNRRKTALINDQYSILVSCRCNYTASRLFFKQPTSWRPRSSRDIMISVVSEMSGQSLAAYGKTCQLPIQILTLQASNLTSEDLTLTVLAPASFTSPLSVVSLNSPTTPMSPFLGFSELLVRVNGERGIGATQRQSFTLGVKDNEKQSYDGKAQAVSTSDDVIPGSDLSCTHLWLQSRIPLGCIPSQSIATIKLELLPLTDGIIVLDTLQIDVKEKGVTYIPECSLKIHATSSISKGI is encoded by the exons ATGATCCGTATGCGTGGTATGATGCAAGGGTTGTTAGTGGCGTGTTCCTTAAGCAcgtggatgttgctgaggatgaAGGATGGGTTACCATTCCATGCA AGGAACTTCCTGAAAACTGGACTTGTGCACCAGATATACAGTCTCTGTGCTCTCTTGATCGCTCCTTTCTTTTCCCTG GATACATCTTCATTCAAAGTTGATGCAGTGACAAGTGACAATGGCATAGGTCACAGCCCcaagaaagaaaatggaaacaTTGAAAACAGAAACAATTCAGTGTCTGGAGAAGGGGAACCTGGTACCAGTGATGAAGAGCAGATGGAAGATGTTTCTGATGATGAATCCCTTCTTCAAAAAGAGGTTCTCAAAAAACAAACCGCATTATTGTTGCAAAAGTTTGAAAATTCTCACTTCTTTGTGAGGATTTCTGAGTCTGATGATCCCCTTTGGTCCAAAAGAAGCTCTTCAGAAATTTTTTCCAACTCTTCTGATGCAAATACTGAAAAGGCCTCAACAATCAAATCTAAAGGGGACACATTTTCTCCTATTAGTACTATTATTGATAGAGGGAATTTTGATTCAAATGTTTCTGGTGGAGTGGCAAGAAATTCTGTGAAGTGTTGTGCTTTACCTAATGGAGACTTAGTG GTTGTTTTACAGGTGAATGTTGGTGTTAATTTTCTTAGAGATCCTTGTATAGAAATTCTTCAATTTGAAAAGCGTCAGGAGAGAATGTCATCTCCTGACAGCAAGGTGGATGCAGCAAATCAGGATTCATGTGCAGAGCTGTTAAATTGGATGCTTCCGTTGGATAATGGGAGGCCTTCTACTTACCCGCCATTTCCTCCTCATTTAACTTCAACTTCAGGAATTGGTAGCTCCTCTCAGGGATCCAATTTTTCTGGATCATCTAGCTCTCAGTTATTCTCCTTTGGCAATTTTAGAAGTTACTCCATGTCATCATTACCGCAAACCATGAGCACTCCATCTGCTCCTGTCAAAGCAGTTAGTTCTAAGCCAAATTTTGACCTTAAGGATTGGGATCAAATCTCATCTCAgaaatatttttggaaaaagATGGGGTTTGAAGGACTTCTATCTTTCCGAGGTGTTTCACTGGAACAAGAGAgatttcatgtttgttgtggATTAGAAGGCCTATATACACCAGGAAGAAGGTGGAGAAGGAAACTTAAAATAATACAGCCATTAGACATTCATTCTTTTGCTGCTGACGTCAATTCAGATGATCTTCTGTGTGTTCAGATAAAG AATGTTGCTCCTATACATGCTCCAGACATTGTGATATTTATAGATACCATAACTATTGTTCTTGAGGAGTTTACAAAAAATGGATCACTGTCGTCATTGCCGATTTCATGTATTGAAGCTGGAAATGATCATTCTTTACCAAATCTAGCTCTCAG GAGAGGTGAAGAGcattcttttattcttaaacCAGCAACTTCTATATGGAAGGGTCACAAGATTCAGGATGATAGAAGTTCTCAATGGTCAAGGATGAAACATagaaataaaacatcaaaactAAGACTCAACAGACGGAAGACTGCTTTAATTAATGACCAGTATTCAATTTTGGTTTCATGTCGATGCAATTATACTG CATCAAGGTTGTTCTTTAAGCAACCAACCAGTTGGCGACCACGTAGCTCAAGGGATATTATGATCTCGGTTGTGTCAGAGATGTCAGGACAGTCTCTTGCTGCTTATGGAAAAACTTGCCAACTTCCCATACAG atATTAACTCTTCAAGCTTCAAATTTGACCTCTGAGGATCTAACTTTGACTGTGCTTGCTCCAGCCTCATTTACTTCACCCCTTTCAGTAGTCTCCTTGAATTCACCAACGACTCCAATGAGTCCTTTTTTAGGTTTCTCAGAGTTATTAGTAAGAGTAAATGGTGAAAGAGGAATTGGTGCCACCCAGCGACAAAGTTTCACTCTTGGTGTAAAAGATAATGAGAAACAAAGTTATGATGGCAAAGCCCAGGCTGTTTCTACGAGTGATGATGTCATTCCTGGTTCTGATCTTAGTTGTACACATCTATGGCTGCAGAGTAGAATTCCACTTGG ATGTATTCCATCTCAATCCATTGCCACTATAAAGCTTGAGCTACTTCCATTGACTGATGGCATAATTGTTCTGGACACTTTGCAAATTGATGTCAAGGAAAAAG GTGTTACCTATATCCCTGAGTGCTCATTAAAGATACATGCAACTTCCAGTATCTCCAAGGGGATATAG
- the PLP1 gene encoding PAS/LOV protein 1 isoform 3 (isoform 3 is encoded by transcript variant 3) — MPMELEQELGSTTIQRSFDARYTRHARDSLGELPDSFTITDPSIPGHPIVFASPGFLKLTGYSLREVLGRPAAIFQGPRTSRKSVIEIREAVREERNAQVVLLNYRRDGTPFWMLFRVSPVFSSDGGAVVHFVAVQVPLQKKEGSGVRDFGFGCCRKEVCVDSLAEIDRVCSLEQVLEPDVRVEREEPCEASDDEKRSAVTAMDSIFSVLTHYSEATGRLVCRKRSSIPDVGLLSTSLIISLGRIKQSFVLTNPHLPDMPIVYASDAFLKLTGYAKNEVLGHNCRFLGGTDTDTSTLHLIRESIKTEQPCTVRILNYRKDKSSFWNFLHISPVRDASGKVAYFVGVQIEDNNKNDDSHCLSPEKRQLSVVGVVKVAVRSLSMTAGSSES, encoded by the exons ATGCCGATGGAGCTGGAGCAGGAGCTAGGTTCAACAACAATCCAGCGTTCCTTCGACGCGCGCTACACCCGCCACGCGCGCGACTCGCTCGGCGAATTGCCTGACAGCTTCACCATCACCGACCCCTCCATCCCCGGCCACCCCATCGTCTTCGCCAGCCCGGGCTTCCTCAAGCTCACGGGCTACTCCCTCCGCGAAGTCCTGGGCCGGCCCGCAGCCATCTTCCAGGGCCCACGAACATCCCGAAAATCCGTAATCGAAATTCGCGAGGCCGTTAGAGAGGAGCGAAACGCGCAGGTCGTTTTACTCAACTACCGCAGAGACGGTACGCCGTTTTGGATGCTTTTTCGTGTTTCCCCTGTTTTCAGCAGCGACGGTGGCGCCGTCGTGCACTTTGTTGCCGTACAGGTACCGCTTCAGAAAAAAGAAGGGTCCGGAGTGAGGGATTTCGGGTTCGGGTGCTGTCGGAAGGAAGTGTGCGTGGATTCGTTGGCGGAGATTGATCGCGTTTGTTCATTGGAGCAAGTGCTCGAACCTGATGTCAGAG TGGAGAGAGAAGAGCCGTGTGAGGCGAGTGATGATGAGAAGCGAAGTGCTGTTACTGCCATGGACAGTATATTTTCTGTGCTAACCCATTACAGTGAGGCCACAGGGAGATTGGTGTGTAGAAAGAGGTCCAGCATTCCTGACGTGGGTCTTTTAAGCACATCCTTGATTATTTCTCTTGGTAGAATCAAACAAAGCTTTGTATT AACTAATCCGCATTTACCAGACATGCCTATTGTTTATGCTAGTGACGCCTTCTTGAAATTGACAG GTTATGCAAAAAATGAAGTTTTGGGCCACAACTGTAGATTTTTAGGTGGAACAGATACCGATACCTCGACTTTACATCTG ATAAGGGAAAGCATTAAAACAGAACAACCATGCACAGTACGTATTTTGAATTACAG GAAGGACAAAAGCTCATTTTGGAATTTTCTTCATATCTCACCCGTTCGTGATGCTTCTGGCAAG GTTGCATACTTTGTGGGAGTTCAAATAGAAGACAACAATAAAAACGATGATAGCCATTGTTTGAGTCCTGAGAAGAGACAACTTAGTGTGGTTGGTGTAGTCAAGGTTGCAGTGAGGAGTTTATCAATGACTGCGGGATCTTCTGAGTCGTAG
- the PLP1 gene encoding PAS/LOV protein 1 isoform 4 (isoform 4 is encoded by transcript variant 4) yields MPMELEQELGSTTIQRSFDARYTRHARDSLGELPDSFTITDPSIPGHPIVFASPGFLKLTGYSLREVLGRPAAIFQGPRTSRKSVIEIREAVREERNAQVVLLNYRRDGTPFWMLFRVSPVFSSDGGAVVHFVAVQVPLQKKEGSGVRDFGFGCCRKEVCVDSLAEIDRVCSLEQVLEPDVRALWDAEVEREEPCEASDDEKRSAVTAMDSIFSVLTHYSEATGRLVCRKRSSIPDVGLLSTSLIISLGRIKQSFVLTNPHLPDMPIVYASDAFLKLTGYAKNEVLGHNCRFLGGTDTDTSTLHLIRESIKTEQPCTEGQKLILEFSSYLTRS; encoded by the exons ATGCCGATGGAGCTGGAGCAGGAGCTAGGTTCAACAACAATCCAGCGTTCCTTCGACGCGCGCTACACCCGCCACGCGCGCGACTCGCTCGGCGAATTGCCTGACAGCTTCACCATCACCGACCCCTCCATCCCCGGCCACCCCATCGTCTTCGCCAGCCCGGGCTTCCTCAAGCTCACGGGCTACTCCCTCCGCGAAGTCCTGGGCCGGCCCGCAGCCATCTTCCAGGGCCCACGAACATCCCGAAAATCCGTAATCGAAATTCGCGAGGCCGTTAGAGAGGAGCGAAACGCGCAGGTCGTTTTACTCAACTACCGCAGAGACGGTACGCCGTTTTGGATGCTTTTTCGTGTTTCCCCTGTTTTCAGCAGCGACGGTGGCGCCGTCGTGCACTTTGTTGCCGTACAGGTACCGCTTCAGAAAAAAGAAGGGTCCGGAGTGAGGGATTTCGGGTTCGGGTGCTGTCGGAAGGAAGTGTGCGTGGATTCGTTGGCGGAGATTGATCGCGTTTGTTCATTGGAGCAAGTGCTCGAACCTGATGTCAGAG CTTTGTGGGATGCAGAAGTGGAGAGAGAAGAGCCGTGTGAGGCGAGTGATGATGAGAAGCGAAGTGCTGTTACTGCCATGGACAGTATATTTTCTGTGCTAACCCATTACAGTGAGGCCACAGGGAGATTGGTGTGTAGAAAGAGGTCCAGCATTCCTGACGTGGGTCTTTTAAGCACATCCTTGATTATTTCTCTTGGTAGAATCAAACAAAGCTTTGTATT AACTAATCCGCATTTACCAGACATGCCTATTGTTTATGCTAGTGACGCCTTCTTGAAATTGACAG GTTATGCAAAAAATGAAGTTTTGGGCCACAACTGTAGATTTTTAGGTGGAACAGATACCGATACCTCGACTTTACATCTG ATAAGGGAAAGCATTAAAACAGAACAACCATGCACA GAAGGACAAAAGCTCATTTTGGAATTTTCTTCATATCTCACCCGTTCGTGA